The Arachis duranensis cultivar V14167 chromosome 2, aradu.V14167.gnm2.J7QH, whole genome shotgun sequence genome has a window encoding:
- the LOC107473870 gene encoding probable inactive histone-lysine N-methyltransferase SUVR2 isoform X1 codes for MAPPNANVKAAYRAMAGLGISESQVKPVLKKLLKLYDKNWALIEEENYRALADAIFEPDDENQVLNQKRVPEQKKKKKKVNEEEMENEEEAEMNLESARPLKRVRLRGQESQSLHPTASCSPTLATSPSKQSDTSGGNLRTEVHPAPTQDVIVGKGKQPVSPDLNPRRRRLISESERASQSVPSKDPTAKPELSSVGGSSLNKNAAGKQNGHVNMASSQSTAGDILPSSNERATSSIEIASSTKGEVKISLSCSSAVGGPDFHMPSQDQILKMMEDKCLHSYKITDPNFSVPKLLKDICDCVLEFKIYSDGSQEGALIRSRDDMLKESETHGTLSVTRNKDLDALSLPPSGTIHVESSATLPSPRNPFSLANRTGQVDAVLVSRDAIHHLSENDDGMELEDPTSSNSRSLVVVPQHELTADDIRSIHDVNDLTKAEESVQISWVNEVTNDFLPPFHYIPQNLVFQNASVNILLSRIGDEDCCSSCVGNCVSSPTPCACANKNGGEFAYNARGLLKEGFLEGCIAISRNPKRYYAFCKDCPIERSKNDDCLEPCKGHLKRKFIKECWSKCGCGKQCGNRIVQRGITCNLQVFFTPEGKGWGLRTLEELPKGAFVCEFVGEILTIKELHERNMKHAVTGEYTYPVLLDADWGSRFVKDEEALSLDAASFGNAARFINHRCYDSNLVEIPVEIEGPGHHYYHFALFTCRKVAAKEELTWDYGIDFDDHDNPIKPFQCKCGSKFCRNMKRSNRSVRSSPSNARCSL; via the exons ATGGCACCACCCAATGCAAATGTGAAAGCGGCCTATCGTGCGATGGCAGGTCTTGGGATTTCTGAATCACAAGTGAAACCAGTACTAAAGAAGCTCCTTAAATTGTATGATAAAAATTGGGCACTTATTGAAGAAGAGAATTATAGAGCTCTGGCAGATGCCATATTTGAGCCTGATGACGAAAATCAG GTCCTAAACCAGAAAAGGGTTccagaacagaaaaagaaaaagaagaaagttaaC GAAGAAGAGATGGAGAACGAAGAAGAAGCTGAGATGAATTTGGAGTCAGCCCGCCCTTTGAAGAGAGTGCGTCTAAGAGGCCAAGAGAGTCAGTCTTTGCATCCTACAGCTAGCTGTTCCCCCACACTTGCCACCTCCCCATCAAAACAATCTGACACATCTGGTGGAAATTTGAGAACTGAAGTGCACCCAGCTCCAACACAAGATGTTATTGTTGGCAAGGGAAAACAACCCGTGTCACCCGATCTTAATCCCAGAAGAAGGAGATTGATATCTGAATCCGAAAGAGCATCCCAATCAGTCCCTTCTAAAGATCCAACAGCCAAACCAG AGCTATCAAGTGTTGGGGGCTCATCATTGAACAAAAATGCAGCTGGAAAGCAAAATGGTCATGTCAATATGGCATCATCACAATCCACAGCTGGAGATATTCTTCCTTCCTCAAATGAAAGAGCTACATCTAGTATAGAGATAGCCTCGTCTACTAAGGGAGAGGTAAAAATTTCTCTGAGCTGCAGCTCAGCTGTTGGGGGACCAGATTTTCATATGCCTAGTCAAGatcaaattctaaaaatgaTGGAGGATAAATGTCTGCATTCATATAAAATCACTGATCCGAATTTTTCTGTTCCGAAACTGTTGAAAGATATATGTGACTGTGTCCTGGAATTCAAAATCTATTCAGATGGTTCCCAGGAAGGAGCTCTCATAAGATCACGGGACGATATGTTAAAGGAATCTGAGACACATGGCACACTGAGTGTCACAAGAAATAAGGATTTGGATGCGCTTTCTCTTCCACCAAGTGGAACAATTCATGTTGAGTCTTCTGCCACCTTGCCATCTCCCCGAAATCCCTTTTCTCTTGCCAACCGCACTGGTCAGGTTGATGCTGTACTGGTTTCCAGGGATGCTATACATCATTTGTCAGAAAATGATGATGGAATGGAGTTGGAGGATCCTACTTCCTCAAATTCACGCAGTTTAGTGGTTGTTCCACAGCATGAACTTACAGCTGATGATATACGGTCGATTCACGATGTTAATGACCTCACAAAAGCAGAGGAAAGTGTTCAAATTTCATGGGTCAATGAAGTTACTAACGATTTCCTGCCCCCTTTTCACTACATACCCCAAAACCTTGTGTTCCAAAATGCTTCTGTGAACATTTTGCTATCTCGTATTGGGGATGAGGACTGTTGCTCATCTTGTGTGGGAAATTGTGTCTCATCACCTACACCCTGTGCCTGTGCAAACAAAAATGGAGGGGAATTTGCATATAATGCACGAGGCCTATTGAAGGAAGGCTTTTTGGAAGGGTGCATTGCCATCAGCCGTAACCCTAAACGATATTACGCCTTTTGCAAAGACTGCCCAATTGAAAGATCTAAGAATGATGATTGTTTAGAACCATGTAAAGGACACTTGAAGAGGAAATTTATTAAAGAATGTTGGAGCAAATGTGGCTGTGGGAAACAGTGTGGCAATCGGATTGTTCAGCGTGGAATAACTTGCAATCTGCAG GTATTTTTCACTCCGGAAGGAAAAGGATGGGGTCTTCGTACTTTAGAAGAGCTGCCAAAAGGTGCATTTGTGTGCGAATTTGTTGGAGAGATATTAACTATTAAAGAGTTGCATGAGAGGAACATGAAACATGCTGTAACTGGGGAATATACATACCCGGTTCTACTGGATGCAGATTGGGGTTCAAGATTTGTGAAGGATGAAGAAGCTCTAAGCTTGGATGCTGCTTCCTTTGGTAATGCTGCTAGGTTTATCAATCACAG GTGTTATGATTCTAACTTGGTTGAGATCCCTGTTGAAATTGAAGGCCCAGGGCATCACTACTATCAT TTTGCCTTGTTCACTTGCAGAAAAGTAGCAGCAAAGGAAGAGCTCACTTGG GACTATGGCATTGACTTTGATGACCATGATAACCCTATCAAGCCGTTCCAGTGCAAATGTGGAAGTAAATTCTGTAGGAATATGAAGCGTTCAAATA
- the LOC107473870 gene encoding probable inactive histone-lysine N-methyltransferase SUVR2 isoform X2, translating into MAPPNANVKAAYRAMAGLGISESQVKPVLKKLLKLYDKNWALIEEENYRALADAIFEPDDENQVLNQKRVPEQKKKKKKVNEEEMENEEEAEMNLESARPLKRVRLRGQESQSLHPTASCSPTLATSPSKQSDTSGGNLRTEVHPAPTQDVIVGKGKQPVSPDLNPRRRRLISESERASQSVPSKDPTAKPAGKQNGHVNMASSQSTAGDILPSSNERATSSIEIASSTKGEVKISLSCSSAVGGPDFHMPSQDQILKMMEDKCLHSYKITDPNFSVPKLLKDICDCVLEFKIYSDGSQEGALIRSRDDMLKESETHGTLSVTRNKDLDALSLPPSGTIHVESSATLPSPRNPFSLANRTGQVDAVLVSRDAIHHLSENDDGMELEDPTSSNSRSLVVVPQHELTADDIRSIHDVNDLTKAEESVQISWVNEVTNDFLPPFHYIPQNLVFQNASVNILLSRIGDEDCCSSCVGNCVSSPTPCACANKNGGEFAYNARGLLKEGFLEGCIAISRNPKRYYAFCKDCPIERSKNDDCLEPCKGHLKRKFIKECWSKCGCGKQCGNRIVQRGITCNLQVFFTPEGKGWGLRTLEELPKGAFVCEFVGEILTIKELHERNMKHAVTGEYTYPVLLDADWGSRFVKDEEALSLDAASFGNAARFINHRCYDSNLVEIPVEIEGPGHHYYHFALFTCRKVAAKEELTWDYGIDFDDHDNPIKPFQCKCGSKFCRNMKRSNRSVRSSPSNARCSL; encoded by the exons ATGGCACCACCCAATGCAAATGTGAAAGCGGCCTATCGTGCGATGGCAGGTCTTGGGATTTCTGAATCACAAGTGAAACCAGTACTAAAGAAGCTCCTTAAATTGTATGATAAAAATTGGGCACTTATTGAAGAAGAGAATTATAGAGCTCTGGCAGATGCCATATTTGAGCCTGATGACGAAAATCAG GTCCTAAACCAGAAAAGGGTTccagaacagaaaaagaaaaagaagaaagttaaC GAAGAAGAGATGGAGAACGAAGAAGAAGCTGAGATGAATTTGGAGTCAGCCCGCCCTTTGAAGAGAGTGCGTCTAAGAGGCCAAGAGAGTCAGTCTTTGCATCCTACAGCTAGCTGTTCCCCCACACTTGCCACCTCCCCATCAAAACAATCTGACACATCTGGTGGAAATTTGAGAACTGAAGTGCACCCAGCTCCAACACAAGATGTTATTGTTGGCAAGGGAAAACAACCCGTGTCACCCGATCTTAATCCCAGAAGAAGGAGATTGATATCTGAATCCGAAAGAGCATCCCAATCAGTCCCTTCTAAAGATCCAACAGCCAAACCAG CTGGAAAGCAAAATGGTCATGTCAATATGGCATCATCACAATCCACAGCTGGAGATATTCTTCCTTCCTCAAATGAAAGAGCTACATCTAGTATAGAGATAGCCTCGTCTACTAAGGGAGAGGTAAAAATTTCTCTGAGCTGCAGCTCAGCTGTTGGGGGACCAGATTTTCATATGCCTAGTCAAGatcaaattctaaaaatgaTGGAGGATAAATGTCTGCATTCATATAAAATCACTGATCCGAATTTTTCTGTTCCGAAACTGTTGAAAGATATATGTGACTGTGTCCTGGAATTCAAAATCTATTCAGATGGTTCCCAGGAAGGAGCTCTCATAAGATCACGGGACGATATGTTAAAGGAATCTGAGACACATGGCACACTGAGTGTCACAAGAAATAAGGATTTGGATGCGCTTTCTCTTCCACCAAGTGGAACAATTCATGTTGAGTCTTCTGCCACCTTGCCATCTCCCCGAAATCCCTTTTCTCTTGCCAACCGCACTGGTCAGGTTGATGCTGTACTGGTTTCCAGGGATGCTATACATCATTTGTCAGAAAATGATGATGGAATGGAGTTGGAGGATCCTACTTCCTCAAATTCACGCAGTTTAGTGGTTGTTCCACAGCATGAACTTACAGCTGATGATATACGGTCGATTCACGATGTTAATGACCTCACAAAAGCAGAGGAAAGTGTTCAAATTTCATGGGTCAATGAAGTTACTAACGATTTCCTGCCCCCTTTTCACTACATACCCCAAAACCTTGTGTTCCAAAATGCTTCTGTGAACATTTTGCTATCTCGTATTGGGGATGAGGACTGTTGCTCATCTTGTGTGGGAAATTGTGTCTCATCACCTACACCCTGTGCCTGTGCAAACAAAAATGGAGGGGAATTTGCATATAATGCACGAGGCCTATTGAAGGAAGGCTTTTTGGAAGGGTGCATTGCCATCAGCCGTAACCCTAAACGATATTACGCCTTTTGCAAAGACTGCCCAATTGAAAGATCTAAGAATGATGATTGTTTAGAACCATGTAAAGGACACTTGAAGAGGAAATTTATTAAAGAATGTTGGAGCAAATGTGGCTGTGGGAAACAGTGTGGCAATCGGATTGTTCAGCGTGGAATAACTTGCAATCTGCAG GTATTTTTCACTCCGGAAGGAAAAGGATGGGGTCTTCGTACTTTAGAAGAGCTGCCAAAAGGTGCATTTGTGTGCGAATTTGTTGGAGAGATATTAACTATTAAAGAGTTGCATGAGAGGAACATGAAACATGCTGTAACTGGGGAATATACATACCCGGTTCTACTGGATGCAGATTGGGGTTCAAGATTTGTGAAGGATGAAGAAGCTCTAAGCTTGGATGCTGCTTCCTTTGGTAATGCTGCTAGGTTTATCAATCACAG GTGTTATGATTCTAACTTGGTTGAGATCCCTGTTGAAATTGAAGGCCCAGGGCATCACTACTATCAT TTTGCCTTGTTCACTTGCAGAAAAGTAGCAGCAAAGGAAGAGCTCACTTGG GACTATGGCATTGACTTTGATGACCATGATAACCCTATCAAGCCGTTCCAGTGCAAATGTGGAAGTAAATTCTGTAGGAATATGAAGCGTTCAAATA